The nucleotide window TTAGGATGCGAACATGCGAGACCGAGTAATAACAATCTCTCGGCTTCTTCAACTATGTAGTCGTTGCCTAGCCTTTCATCGACTGCCTCAAGTATCCTCCTTTCTCTATGTAGCCACCAAACCCAATCCACCAATAGTTGGAACTCGCCTATTTTGGTCCACGGACGTTGGCCGCACACTACTTCTAGCAACACCGCACCGAATCCGTACACATCAGACTCCCTAGTGGCCTTTGCTGTGTGGAAACACTCGGGGGCAATGTACCCCATGGTGCCAGGCACTCCTTCAAGCTCGGCATATGACGTTTTCTCGTTTTCTATGGCTCGTGCCAACCCAAAATCGCCTAACCGAGCGTTGAAATTGGAATCCAACATGATGTTGCTGGCTTTGAGGTCACGGTGTACGACTTTTTGGTCATATTCATTGTGAAGGTAGTGTAGAGCTGAGGCTACCCCTGATATAATTTTGTACCTTAAATTCCAATTGAGAGTAGTCTTCTCCGGTCCACAAAAGATATGAGCATCTAAGCTACCATTTGGCATATAATCATAGACTAATAGCAGCATACCATTTTTATGACACCATCCTGCAAATTCATTTAAAATTGTAGTAAAATAAACTATTCTGTTCTTAGAAGAGCATCTACCTAACACTTGCATGTTATACCATGTGATGTTTCATTGgacaaaacgaaaaaaaaaaaaaaaatcttgttTCAATGTTATGGTTAGAGTTAGGTTGtattttttatctttattaaaaaaataggAAAATTAGTTCTTATAcgttaaattaaagaataaattagttatttttattaaaatttcatcaatttttcttgttAAAAATTAATCACTGTACATCAAAACGCATAGTATTCCATACCTAATTATTTGGTTTCTAATGAATAGGAACgaatttttaacaatagaaattgattaaattttaaCAGAAAGAACTAacttactctttgatctaatatacaCAGACTAATTTACCTATCTTTTAAGTAGAGAGGACAAAATGTAATCCGACTGCTAGTACAAGGGCCTCAAATTGGATTGCATTTTGTCCCATCTACTTAAAAAAATAGCAAAGTAGTTCGtgtacattagattaaagagtggactaatcattttgttaaaaatttcatccatttttactatttaaaactagtctctatACGATCCCGTGAGATGCCATGTGTAActgtttgtttattttgttaaccACACCTATTTTTAACAGtataaatgaatgaaattttaattaaaataactaaTTTACTTTTTATCCAACATATAAAACTAATTTACATAAGGTATTTTACTCTACCTACTTTTAGTCAATGTTCAGAATAAGAGTCGGTAGTCAATGGCACTGTCTAAATCTTAATGAAAACAATGGAGACAAAGGGTTTGTAAATGTAAAAAAAGTTACCTAATAATGGGACAAGATGCTTGTGGCGTAACCGGTTGATGATGGTAAGTTCAGCCAAGAAATCATCTTTTCCTTTAATGTCTCGGGAAAATTTCTTCACTGCAATTTCAAGATTCTCCTTCTGTAACAACCCTTTAAAGACGACAccaaatccaccttggccgagcTTGTGTTTATCGTCGAAATTGTTGGTTGCTCTTTTAAGATCTCTGAACTTGAACTCTCTTGGTGTCCCCGGAAGACTCTTGAGTGCTCCTAATATATTAGGATCAGATCTAGCCTTCCATTTCTTGTAAGAATAATAACTTAATCCAGCAATTCCAAGTAAGGAAATAAGTAACAATGGGACACCAGTTGCTAACCCGATCTTGAACCAATTTCTTTTGTTTTGTCCGGGAAGGATTTCGACTGTCAAGTTCCATTTGAGCACACAGTTGAGCTGAACATGGTCTCCTGTCGATCCTGAAAAACCAAAATACGAGTATTGTTTGACGAAGGTACTGAGATCGATATCAGTGTTCAAAACTGGCACGACTGGCTTGGATGGTGTTGGTGAAGAAGGTTGTGCTTGTTCCGCCATGTAAACTTGTAACGACTTGTTGTAATATTCGATCCAAACAACGTAAAATTTGGTTCCATTTGGAGCAATTTGGATGTTGAATTTAGACAAAGAGACCGTCTTGTTAGAACGGATACTATTGATGTTAAGACCAATATGATTATCATCTGGATCGAAATCTTGTTTCAATGTATCCAATTCGATGGCTACGAGGTGGTTGGACGGTAATCCATCACTGGATGAGTTTGTTAATCCTAAATACTCACCGGAACTGTTAGGTGGAATAGCGGTATCGGGGGCAATTAAAAAAGCAACACCTTCACCGGGAACTGAGTTATTAACTCGGAAAACATTGATAAGAAAAGAGGTATTAAATGAAGCTACCTTTATATCTCCATCCCAAAGTTTGAATGTTCGGTTGAAGAAGATTCGACCAGACCTGTGATTGAGACTATAGTTACCAATGGAATCAGGTGTGACTTGAAGAGCATCGTTGCTGATTGTAGCTGGTTTCATTACAGCAAAAGTGTTGTAATAAGAGCTGTCGAATGGACCAAACTGGTAGCTTATTGTTCTTAGGGTCTGCGTTTTTGCTGTTATAGTCGCCATTGAATGTAAAATCAAGAACCCAATAAGCCATAACACTTGAATCTTCATTATTGGAAAACCACAGCTGCTGAAACTGAAGGTACAGAGGAaataaaaaatgaagaagaagatgaagaagatgatataaatatTCAGCATAGATCTTTGGAATGTTATTTATTAAATGGGTAAACTATCGTGAATCGTGAagttactaaattattagtaaatatatattttgtcattaaattttaaaaattataaaatagtcattgaattatttaaaaaatttatttaagtattaagttgttaaattttttttaaaagtccaACTAGCGAGCTCTAACCGATGATTTGACAATTAATATAGTTGATTAGTACCCATTAATGAGTAAATGAATAAATCTTATATTCAAGTCGATTTGACAGTTAATATCAGAGATCGAAGAAGAAAGTTGTTTAGATTTTAATTTACAGATTTGTGACATTTAAAGTTATTTCATAAAAGAActgaactataaaagaaaaagggaaagtagAGCTTTCAATTAGTGTAGGTTGTGAGAATAGCGAAATCAACAATAATGA belongs to Gossypium arboreum isolate Shixiya-1 chromosome 7, ASM2569848v2, whole genome shotgun sequence and includes:
- the LOC108468920 gene encoding probable L-type lectin-domain containing receptor kinase S.5 — encoded protein: MLNIYIIFFIFFFIFYFLCTFSFSSCGFPIMKIQVLWLIGFLILHSMATITAKTQTLRTISYQFGPFDSSYYNTFAVMKPATISNDALQVTPDSIGNYSLNHRSGRIFFNRTFKLWDGDIKVASFNTSFLINVFRVNNSVPGEGVAFLIAPDTAIPPNSSGEYLGLTNSSSDGLPSNHLVAIELDTLKQDFDPDDNHIGLNINSIRSNKTVSLSKFNIQIAPNGTKFYVVWIEYYNKSLQVYMAEQAQPSSPTPSKPVVPVLNTDIDLSTFVKQYSYFGFSGSTGDHVQLNCVLKWNLTVEILPGQNKRNWFKIGLATGVPLLLISLLGIAGLSYYSYKKWKARSDPNILGALKSLPGTPREFKFRDLKRATNNFDDKHKLGQGGFGVVFKGLLQKENLEIAVKKFSRDIKGKDDFLAELTIINRLRHKHLVPLLGWCHKNGMLLLVYDYMPNGSLDAHIFCGPEKTTLNWNLRYKIISGVASALHYLHNEYDQKVVHRDLKASNIMLDSNFNARLGDFGLARAIENEKTSYAELEGVPGTMGYIAPECFHTAKATRESDVYGFGAVLLEVVCGQRPWTKIGEFQLLVDWVWWLHRERRILEAVDERLGNDYIVEEAERLLLLGLACSHPNASERPKTQVILQILSGSMAVPHVPPFKPAFIWASMPGPDSFSISSSLTNTADITPVSSGWTPHYINRDVHGGEFSDASSLM